In a single window of the Drosophila subpulchrella strain 33 F10 #4 breed RU33 chromosome X, RU_Dsub_v1.1 Primary Assembly, whole genome shotgun sequence genome:
- the LOC119558142 gene encoding histidine-rich glycoprotein: MLKFALPCLALLAVSGALKIHDYHQGHEEYEHQEHQEHHEHHEPEHHHAHFEPEHEETELHHEVDHKHATSHQSVKFHHYHAVPVYIKKEDQHLVKKPIEIGGTKQKLKILHPKSEHNHNHGLVLENHSESHVHEHGHYEEPVHHSEHYEHYSHHE; the protein is encoded by the coding sequence CTTCCCTGTTTGGCCCTGCTGGCCGTGAGTGGAGCTCTGAAGATCCACGACTACCACCAGGGGCACGAGGAGTACGAGCACCAGGAACACCAGGAACACCACGAACACCACGAGCCGGAGCACCACCACGCCCACTTCGAGCCGGAGCACGAGGAGACGGAGCTGCATCACGAGGTGGACCACAAGCACGCCACGTCGCACCAGAGCGTCAAGTTCCACCACTACCACGCCGTGCCCGTCTACATCAAGAAGGAGGACCAGCATCTGGTGAAGAAGCCCATCGAGATCGGAGGCACCAAGCAGAAGCTGAAGATCCTGCACCCCAAGAGCGAGCACAATCACAACCACGGCCTGGTGCTGGAGAACCACAGCGAGTCGCATGTCCATGAGCACGGCCACTACGAGGAGCCGGTGCACCATTCGGAGCACTACGAGCACTACTCGCACCACGAGTAG